TGGTACACTTGGTTTTACACTTAAACCATCTAGTAGTTCAATAAACGAAGATTACGATTTTTTTGTTTTTGGTCCAAATGCCGATTGTAATAATTTGGGTTTAGCAATTAGATGCTCTACCACCAACCCGTCTTCTTCTGGAGCCAGCAATAATCATACAGGCATGAATAGCTCAGCCAATGATACATCTGAAGGTCCAGGCGCAAACGGTAACAGTTTTGTAAGCTGGCTGAATGTATCAGCCGGAGACACCTATTTTATTGTTATAGATAGACCTATAGGAAACAGTGCTTTTAATTTAGAATGGACAGGAACTGCTGAGTTTTCAGACCCTCCAACAGATGCTTCTATAACAAGTTCTACCTCAAAGAACCTAGAAAATTGCGATGTTACTATACCTTATAATGACGGCTTTACAGTTTTCAATTTAGAAGAAAACACGCCTATAATTACTGGTAGTCAAACCGATGCCGCAATTACTTATCACGCCTCAGAAAGTGATGCGATAATAGGTATTAACCCAATTAGTTCGCCATATACCAACATTGCCAATCCGCAAACCATATATGCTAGAATCACAAACAACTCGACGGGCTGTTTCGAAATATCAGAATTTAATCTTATTGTAAACACAGGTCCTGATTTTTTACAACCTGTAGATTATGAACTTTGTGATAATATGGATGATGGTAATGATAAAAACGGACGCACCACTTTCACCTTATCTTCAAAAAATAGCGAAATATTAGATGGACAAGATCCAAATGATTTGAATATTACTTATTATGAATCTTCAGCGGATGCTGAATCAAAAAATAATCCACATCCTGATTTATACTATAACACTACTGCTTTTAGCGAAGTTGTATTTGTTCGTATTGAAGATAAAATAAATCCTTTATGTAGAAGTATAACGTCTTTCAATTTAGTTACGAATCCTAATCCGGAAGCGTTTGACACTACTTTGCTTCAATGTGATGAAGATGATATAAGTGATGGTTTTACAAATTTTAATTTAACTGAAGCCGAAGCTAACTTAACTGGTAAAACGCCAGATAGATCGGTACGTTATTTTACTGATAATGCCAGAACGATAGAAGTGAACGGTGATGCTTTTTTAAACAGCCAAAATCCACAAATTATTTATACTGAAGTCACTAATGAGCTAACCGGATGCTTTAGTTTTTCGGAATTAACATTAGCAGTAAGCACAACAAACTCAAACAATCCAACACTTGCTTTATGCGATAATGATGGCATAGAAGACGGCTTAGAAACCTTCAATTTAAACGATGCCGATAGCCAAATTGTTAACGGGCTTCCTGTTGGCTTAAATATCTATTATTATGAAACTTACGATGATGCGTTGCTAGAAACAAATGAATTAAACTCAAACTACACCAATACAACACCTTATAACCAAACTATTTTTGCAAGAGTTGAAAATGCCAATGATTGTTATGGTATTAGCGAGGTTGAACTTACAGTTGCTAAATTACCCGAAATAGATTCGGATGCTACTTTATACTATTGCTTAAACACCTATCCGGAACTTATAGAGCTTAATGCAGGTATAGTAAACGACTCACCAAGTAATTACAGCTATAGTTGGTCCACCGGAGCAACTACCTATGCCATAAACGTAAACGAACCGGGTATCTACATGGTTACAGCAACAAACACAACGGGTTGTTCCAAAACAAAAACAATTACAGTTGAAGAGTCTGGTATTGCAGAAATTAACGATATAAAAGTAGACGATGTCTCTAACAATAACACCATTACTGTATTAACTTCTGGTGAAGGTGTTTATGAGTATCGATTAATTAATAGCAATAACGTGGTGGTTGCACCATACCAAAGTGAGATTTTATTTGAGAACGTCCGCCCTGGAGATTATACCGTATCTGTTAAAGACACTAAAAACGATTGCGGTGTTATAAATAAAAAAGTATACGTTATTGGGTTTCCTAAATTTTTCACACCAAACAATGATGGCTTTCATGATACCTGGCAAGTTTACGGCATTTCGAGCTCAAACCAACCAAACTCAGAAATAACCATTTACAACCGCTTTGGTAAGTTAATTAAGACATTAAAAGCTACTGAAGATGGTTGGAACGGATTATTTAATGGTGAGAAATTACCAAGCGATGATTATTGGTTTTCAATTAAACTTGAAGATGGCAGAATATTTAAAGATCATTTTACGTTAAAGTATTAATCTAATAGCCCAAAAACCTTATTAAATTGTATTTTGACTTAATTTTTTAAATTTCAATTGAAAAACAAATACTTTTAACACATTAATAGCGACAATTCAAACACTGATAATAGCCTACGAACCATGAGATTTTTCTATTCACTCTTAATTGCTCTCTTATGTTGTAGCCAATTTACTAATGCACAAAAAATATCGGTAGATAGTAGTGTACCTGTACAATCTTTAGTTGAAGATAACCTTGTAGATGGTTGTGTAGATATTTCTAATGTTGAATCGGCCATAAATGGAACACCACATGGTTTTAATAGTTATGGTTATTTTGAACGTGCGAGTTCTAATTTTCCTTTTGCAAGTGGTATCATGCTTTCTACAGGAGCTGCAAATTCTGGAGGAAATTCCCTTATTACGCCTACATTAAGCGAAGGATCTTCCGTTTGGGGAACAGATCCCGATTTAGAAACCGCTCTTGGTACAACCAATACCTTAAATGCAACTTCAATAGAGTTCGATATTGTTTCAATTTCAGGACAATTTCAATTTAATTATTTATTTGCTTCCGAAGATTACGATGGTATTAATCCTTGTCAAGTTTCCGATGGTTTCGTATTTCTTATAAAAGAAACAGGAAGCACTGCACCTTATCAAAACATAGCTCTTCTCCCAGGCACAACAACACCGGTAAATACTAGAACAGTTCATCCTAACTTATTACCTGCATGTGCTGCCGAAAACGAGCAATATTTTGCAGGATATAATATTGGAGACACCAACTACATTGGTAGAACTACCGTATTAACAGCGGCCACAACCATTACGCCTTATGTATCTTATCACGTAAAGCTAGTTATTGCAGATCAAACTGATGGAACTTACGATTCTGCTGTTTTTATAGAAGGTGATAGTTTTAAAATATTAGATTTAGGTGAAGATATTACCAGCTGCGAAAGTTCTGCGCTTTTAGATGGAGATATCAATAACAGCTTTGCATCTTACAAATGGTTTAAAGATAACGTTGAAATTATAGGAGCTATTACTCCAACATACACAGCTATTGAAAGTGGAACGTATAGAATTGAAGTAAGCGTTTCATTAAATGGAAATACTTGTATAGAAAAAGATGAAGTTGTTGTGGTACTAAATACCGAAGAACAAATTACACCAATTACAGATTATCAATTATGTGATGACACCAGTGGTGATGAAATTGAAATTTTCGATTTATCTACAAAAACCGCCGAGTTAGTTGCCAATATTCCGTTTACAAACTACACCTTTTCGTATCACTACAACGAAACAGAAGCACGTACAAACGTAAACAGAATATTAACACCAATACCCAATGCGGCATCTAACCCTCAAAATATTTTTGTTCGTATTGAAGATTCAGATTCTGGTTGTTTCGCATATACTAATTTCGACTTAATTGTTAATCCGTTACCAGTTATAAACACTCCTTCTGTATTAGAAATTTGTGACACCGATAATTTACCTGATGGTTATGCCATAATAGATTTAACTCAAAAAGACTCCGAAATTAGTGCTGGAGACAGTATGCTTATAGTAACTTATCACTATAGCCAAGCTGATGCCAATACAGGCGCTAACCCAATACCAACACCATACCAAAACCTGAATACGCCAAACGAGCGTGTTTATGTTAGAATACTTAACCCTGCAATTGGTTGTATAAGCCAAACTCAACTCGATATAGAGATTACTATTAGCCCTATTGTTAATCGAGATACCCAATATTTGGATGCCTGTGATAGCGATCAAGATGGATCAGCTAATTTCGATTTAACACAAGCAATAGACGATATTATTGGAGGCTTAACAGGTGTAACAGCTACTTTTCACGAAAGCATAGATGATGCACAAACAGGTACTAACCCAATTGCAAACGAAACCAATTACCAATACACCAATGCTGCAGGAGAACCAGGATTCCGTATTCTTTATGTACGTATTGTGGACGATTCTACTGGTTGCCCTACCATTGTGCCTTTAGAAGTTCACACGAACTTACTTTTAACGGGCACAGACACTGGTTTTTTTGCTCTTTGTGATACCAATGAAGATCCAGACGATTTACTTCAATTTAATTTAAACTCTGTTGAAACTTTTATTGCTAACGAGTTACCAAATCCTATTAGTGTAAACTTTTTCGAAGATGAATCAGACCGAGATGCGAACATAAACATGCTCGATAAATCTATTTTATATACAGCAGAAAACCCAACGACGTTATTTATTAGGATAGAAGATACAGATAGCGGATGTTCCGAATTATCAGATATTACACTTGTCATTAATCCAGTATTATTATTCAATCCTGCCGTACCACTTCCCTATTGTGATTCTGATGATGATGGTTTTGTTAGCATTGATTTACACTCATTAGACAGTACAGTATTAAACGGTAATCCAGATTTTGAAGTTACTTATTTCGGAGAACTTACCGATGCAGAAAATAACACCAATCAGTTACCGCCTTTCTATACTAACACCAATAGCTTAGAAACTATTTATGCGCGTATACAACATGTTGCAACAGGTTGCGCAACTATTAATCCTTTTGAAATTCAAATTCTTTTAGCTCCTGCCGCTACAACTCCTTCAGATTTTGTGGTATGTGATAATGATGACGATGGATTCTCTATTATTAATTTAGAAGATAAGAATTCCGAAATTGTAGCTGATCCTTCCGTTAATGTATTTAGTTATTACACCAATGTTGACGATGCTAATAACTTTATAAACCCAATAGCTACACCTACAGATTACAATGCTAATACGCAAACCATATATGTAAGAGTAGAAAGTAGCGCTAATACGTCGGGTTGTTACAATATAGTTGAACAGCAAATTATTGTAAATACGCTACCTAATCCTCCTGTTATTACAAACTATCAAATATGTGAAGTTGATGGAGATAGAACCGCAGATTTTTTATTATCGGAAAAAGATACTGAAATTTTAAATGGCCAAACAGGTAAAGAGGTTTACTATTTTGAAGATGCAGCACTTACAATGCCAATCGACAAGACCAATATTTACAACAACACAACACCTAGCCAAACCATATATGTACGTGTTGAAAACATTACGGACGCTAACTGTTTTGCTGAAACCTCGTTCACTATACAAGTAGCTCCAGACCCTATTTACAATACGCCAGCGCAATATTTAATTTGTGATGATATTAGTAATGATGAAATAGCTGTTTTTGACTTAGATACAAAAACACAAGAAATTACAAACGGATCTCCCGATGATTTAAATATTTCTTATCACACAACGCAATTAGATGCGCAAGATAATACAAACCCTATTGCAGGTTCTAGTTACACCAATGTTGTAAACCCACAAACTTTATTTGTACGTATTGAAAGTGATGATTCTTTATGTTATGTAGTTGAAACGTTGAGTTTAAACATTATTTCGGCTCCAGATATATCACAAGTTACAGGTCCGTTAATTAGTTGTGACGCAGATTATGATGGTATTACAAATTTTAATCTAGAGGATGCTGATTTTGAAATATACGATAGAATTCAATCTAACATAGCTATCAATTACTTTGAAAATCTAGATGATATTAGTGATGATGGTTTCGATAATACCAATGAAATTGCAACCCCAACCGCTTTCAATTCTCCAGCACAAACAGTATATATAAAAGTAACCAATACACTAACGGGATGTTTTAGTGTTATACCACAAGAATTAGAGGTTAACTTACCACCAGAAACCTTAACGGTTGGTACTATCGCCATTTGTGATAATGATACTGATACTTATGATTTATCTCAAGTAGACCTTCGCTTAGTTGATGATACTAGTGCTGTAACCATTTCTTACCATGAAACAGAAATGCAAGCCGAGAACAACACGGATCCGCTAGACCCAATGTATAATTACACCAATCTAAATCAAACCTTTTATGCTAGAGTAACAGATATTGCTAATACCTGCCACATTGTGACTTCGTTTAACTTAAGAGTTTACATTAACCCGCGTGCTTCTAGTACTCCTGCAGACTTAACAGAATGTGATGACGACGATGATGGTTTTTTAGAGTTCGATTTAACCAATGCCAACACCATTATTCTTGGAGGTTTAAACCCAAATACACACAGTATTACTTATTACAATAACGTTACCGATGCGGATGAAAAAATAAATCCGTTAAGTAATCTATACGTCGCTGAAAATGGAGAAACTATTTATGCTAGATTAGAGTCTACCGCTACAACATGTTACGATATTACCCAGTTTAACACCTACGTAAACGCTTTACCAATTATTGATTTAGAAGAAATAATACCAATTTGTAATGATATGCCTATTACTGTTAGCGCAGAAACAGGTGTAGCTGGCGACACCTATTTATGGTCTACCGGAGCAACAACTCCAGAAATCACAATTCAACCAGAAAACCCAGGAAATTATAGTGTTACAGTAACTAGAACTTATTCTACAACGAATTCTTGTTCGACTTCGGCCGATTTTGAGGTTGTTCTATCTGATGCTGCAATAATAGATATTGCTCCTCCAACAACAAACTTTACCGATCCAAACAGTATTATAGTAAATATTCGGTCGGGCGGAACAGGAGATTATGTTTATATCTTAGATGATGGAGAACCACAAACTTCTAATATTTTTACAAATGTTCCTTATGGAGAACATTTGGTAACTGTTAGAGATTTAAATGGCTGTATGGACGAAACCCGTCCTGTGTTTATATTTGATATCCCGAAGTACTTTACGCCTAACAACGACTTGTTTAACGACACTT
The window above is part of the Algibacter sp. L3A6 genome. Proteins encoded here:
- a CDS encoding T9SS type B sorting domain-containing protein, which gives rise to MKIKLLSLSILMSLAFQLDLFAQNPTDCSDAVIVCGNSNINLNVNGIGKQELGFGQNCSSQENNSVWLKVTPVTDGTLGFTLKPSSSSINEDYDFFVFGPNADCNNLGLAIRCSTTNPSSSGASNNHTGMNSSANDTSEGPGANGNSFVSWLNVSAGDTYFIVIDRPIGNSAFNLEWTGTAEFSDPPTDASITSSTSKNLENCDVTIPYNDGFTVFNLEENTPIITGSQTDAAITYHASESDAIIGINPISSPYTNIANPQTIYARITNNSTGCFEISEFNLIVNTGPDFLQPVDYELCDNMDDGNDKNGRTTFTLSSKNSEILDGQDPNDLNITYYESSADAESKNNPHPDLYYNTTAFSEVVFVRIEDKINPLCRSITSFNLVTNPNPEAFDTTLLQCDEDDISDGFTNFNLTEAEANLTGKTPDRSVRYFTDNARTIEVNGDAFLNSQNPQIIYTEVTNELTGCFSFSELTLAVSTTNSNNPTLALCDNDGIEDGLETFNLNDADSQIVNGLPVGLNIYYYETYDDALLETNELNSNYTNTTPYNQTIFARVENANDCYGISEVELTVAKLPEIDSDATLYYCLNTYPELIELNAGIVNDSPSNYSYSWSTGATTYAINVNEPGIYMVTATNTTGCSKTKTITVEESGIAEINDIKVDDVSNNNTITVLTSGEGVYEYRLINSNNVVVAPYQSEILFENVRPGDYTVSVKDTKNDCGVINKKVYVIGFPKFFTPNNDGFHDTWQVYGISSSNQPNSEITIYNRFGKLIKTLKATEDGWNGLFNGEKLPSDDYWFSIKLEDGRIFKDHFTLKY
- a CDS encoding T9SS type B sorting domain-containing protein — translated: MRFFYSLLIALLCCSQFTNAQKISVDSSVPVQSLVEDNLVDGCVDISNVESAINGTPHGFNSYGYFERASSNFPFASGIMLSTGAANSGGNSLITPTLSEGSSVWGTDPDLETALGTTNTLNATSIEFDIVSISGQFQFNYLFASEDYDGINPCQVSDGFVFLIKETGSTAPYQNIALLPGTTTPVNTRTVHPNLLPACAAENEQYFAGYNIGDTNYIGRTTVLTAATTITPYVSYHVKLVIADQTDGTYDSAVFIEGDSFKILDLGEDITSCESSALLDGDINNSFASYKWFKDNVEIIGAITPTYTAIESGTYRIEVSVSLNGNTCIEKDEVVVVLNTEEQITPITDYQLCDDTSGDEIEIFDLSTKTAELVANIPFTNYTFSYHYNETEARTNVNRILTPIPNAASNPQNIFVRIEDSDSGCFAYTNFDLIVNPLPVINTPSVLEICDTDNLPDGYAIIDLTQKDSEISAGDSMLIVTYHYSQADANTGANPIPTPYQNLNTPNERVYVRILNPAIGCISQTQLDIEITISPIVNRDTQYLDACDSDQDGSANFDLTQAIDDIIGGLTGVTATFHESIDDAQTGTNPIANETNYQYTNAAGEPGFRILYVRIVDDSTGCPTIVPLEVHTNLLLTGTDTGFFALCDTNEDPDDLLQFNLNSVETFIANELPNPISVNFFEDESDRDANINMLDKSILYTAENPTTLFIRIEDTDSGCSELSDITLVINPVLLFNPAVPLPYCDSDDDGFVSIDLHSLDSTVLNGNPDFEVTYFGELTDAENNTNQLPPFYTNTNSLETIYARIQHVATGCATINPFEIQILLAPAATTPSDFVVCDNDDDGFSIINLEDKNSEIVADPSVNVFSYYTNVDDANNFINPIATPTDYNANTQTIYVRVESSANTSGCYNIVEQQIIVNTLPNPPVITNYQICEVDGDRTADFLLSEKDTEILNGQTGKEVYYFEDAALTMPIDKTNIYNNTTPSQTIYVRVENITDANCFAETSFTIQVAPDPIYNTPAQYLICDDISNDEIAVFDLDTKTQEITNGSPDDLNISYHTTQLDAQDNTNPIAGSSYTNVVNPQTLFVRIESDDSLCYVVETLSLNIISAPDISQVTGPLISCDADYDGITNFNLEDADFEIYDRIQSNIAINYFENLDDISDDGFDNTNEIATPTAFNSPAQTVYIKVTNTLTGCFSVIPQELEVNLPPETLTVGTIAICDNDTDTYDLSQVDLRLVDDTSAVTISYHETEMQAENNTDPLDPMYNYTNLNQTFYARVTDIANTCHIVTSFNLRVYINPRASSTPADLTECDDDDDGFLEFDLTNANTIILGGLNPNTHSITYYNNVTDADEKINPLSNLYVAENGETIYARLESTATTCYDITQFNTYVNALPIIDLEEIIPICNDMPITVSAETGVAGDTYLWSTGATTPEITIQPENPGNYSVTVTRTYSTTNSCSTSADFEVVLSDAAIIDIAPPTTNFTDPNSIIVNIRSGGTGDYVYILDDGEPQTSNIFTNVPYGEHLVTVRDLNGCMDETRPVFIFDIPKYFTPNNDLFNDTWHVVGAAQLPGTVVYIYNRYGKLLKTLTHDSDGWDGTFNGQHLPADDYWYLAQIIQDGNAFDLRGHFALKR